The window AGTTAAAAGTATTTGAATCAATGCAAAATTTAGAGGATTGTGCATAGGATCAATAATATTCGGTAATGGTAATCCCATCATATGCCCCATTGCAATATAAAAAAGAGGCGTTGTAAATATAGCAGATAAAATAAACTTTTTAAACAGCGTTTTTATTTCTTTTTCCTTTTTTTCTTTATCTTGATCTTGTACCTCTTCTGCCTCTATATCTAAAGGGGTATATCCAGCTTTTTTGATTGCATTTTTCATTTCTGAAATTCTTACTTTATCAGCATCATAAACCACTTTTGCTTTATTAGTAGCAATATTCACATCTACAGATTTTATTCCCTCTAATTTGTTGATAGCCCTATCAACAGCACTTACGCAAGATGCTCATGTCATTCCTTGTACTGGGATAACAATTTCTCTTATATTTTCATCTCCAATTGCTTTAAATCCAGATTTACTTACAGCATCTATAATTTCTTGTTCAGAAATAATATCTTCACTATATTTTATTTCCATTTTATTTGTTGCCAAATTGACACTAGCCTCTTGTACTCCTTCTAATTTATGCATTGCTTTTTCTAAAGCATTTACACAAGAAGCACAATGTAGTCCCTCTATATTAAAGCTTTTACTCATAGTTAATCTCACTCCTTTTAACTAAATTTTGTTATATCCAAACTACTTTCCTATAACTCTCTCTATTATTTTAGACATTTCCTCTATTTTTTCATATTCGTCGTCCTTGAAGGAATTTTTTATACAACTATTTAAATGATTTTTTAATATAGTCAAATTTGCCTTTTTTAATAATGATTGAGCTGATATTATTTGATTTGATATATCTATACAATACCTATCATCTTCTATCATTTTTAAAATTCCATCAATTTGGCCTCTAGCTGTCTTCAAACTGTGTACAGCCGCTTCTCTCTTCTTCTTCAAAAGCACCACCTCCATACCCCACCCCCCTATGAGGGGTGGTAACTTTATTAAAACATATACAAATATTATTGTCAATATCATTATAAAAAAATTCGTATAGTTACAATTGTAGTTCTTCCATCAATATTATCCTCAATTTAAATAAGAATATAGTTTCCTATTTGTTATAAAAATAGTCCAGTATTATACAAACTGGACTATACTTACGATAAATGATAAATCGATCTATTGTGTTTCTTAAAGCCTAATTTCTACAACCGCCTCCACTACTTTGAATATTTTGATTTGCTGTTTGTTCTAAGGATTTTAAATCTACATTATTTATATCATCTACTACAACTATTTTTCCATTTAGCATACCCATCCAACATAAAAACTCAATTTCACCAGTTTTATTTGGTGTAAATTTAACTTCATTTTTTCCTTCTCTAAGCTCTATTTTTGAATCAGTTCCTTGAATTATAATTGAATTGTTACAATAAGTAATTTCTTCTCCATTTATAACCCAAGTAACAGGTATATCCTTTTGTACAACTAAAATATTTGGACTATACCCTCTAGCATTTACATCCATCTCAACAACTTGATTATTGTTATTTATATCTGCAATTACAGCTTTATTTTCTGATTGAACGCTACAAAAACCTGAAGCACTAAATCCCTCATTATACTTTTCTTTTGAATCAAGTGCATTATTATCAATATCACTCAAATCATTAACTGCATACAACTTTGTTTTAATCATTCCCATCCAACAACTTATAGTTATAGGACCTTCTGTATCAGGTATAAATTCAATGCTACTCTCTTTACTTAAATCCTTTTGTATTCCATATTTTGAAATTACAATTGGATTATTGCATCCATTTAAACTTTCTACGTCTAAATTTATTTTTACTGTTTCTCCTACTTTAACTACTTTGGAATCCAGTACATATTGGTTGCTCTTAACTGTTAAATTAACTACTTGTTTTCCATTTTCTATTTTTGCTACTTTCATATCCTTTGCCGAATCTTTTAATAATGGCATATCTAGTGCTACTCCTGATAAAGCTAATCCTCTATTTGTCATTATTATTCCCAATACTATAACTAATACCGAACTAATTTTTAATATTCTCTTATTAAGCCTAGCACCTAATATTGAAGTTATCGCTCCAAAACCAAGCATAAGAGGAACTGTACCTAAACTAAATAAAAACATTGATAAAGCTCCTTTTACAAAGCTTCCTGTTCCTAAGGCATATAATTGCATCGTTTGAAGTGGTCCACACGGCATAAATCCATTAGCAATACCTATAAAAAAAGGCGTCATACTATTATTTTTATTAATATTATTAGTTATAAATTTTGGCATTCCTACTTTAAATTTAAAAAAGCTAGGAATATGAACTATATTTAGCATTTTTAAACCTAATAAAATCATAAATATTCCTGCAAAAACAGCAACAACACCCTTAAATTGACCTGAAGGCGTTATTATTTGTCCTAATCCACCAACTACACCTCCAATTAAAGTGTAAGAAATTACTCTTCCTGTATTATAAAGTATAGAGCTACTTAGTTTATTTTTTGAATTGCTATTTACACTTTGAGACAGTGCAATTCCTCCACACATTGCGATACAGTGAATAGAAGTTAAAAGTCCAACTATAAAAATCAATCCGTACCCCATTTCTTCATTTACTTCTGGAATGTAATTAAATCCTATTGTGTTTTTTATAATATAAAACACGCTAACAATTAATATTAATAAGCCAAAAGTAGATTTTTTTGAACCGTTTGGTTTTTCAATAACTTCATATCCTTCGTTTTCAATTATCTGCTTTAAAGTGTTTTCATTTACTTTGTTTTCATCATAA is drawn from Tepidibacter hydrothermalis and contains these coding sequences:
- a CDS encoding metal-sensing transcriptional repressor — protein: MKKKREAAVHSLKTARGQIDGILKMIEDDRYCIDISNQIISAQSLLKKANLTILKNHLNSCIKNSFKDDEYEKIEEMSKIIERVIGK
- a CDS encoding sulfite exporter TauE/SafE family protein — protein: MKVIKLYVDGIVCNSCEGIIQDALLDVDGVSKVNVVLKNSNVEITYDENKVNENTLKQIIENEGYEVIEKPNGSKKSTFGLLILIVSVFYIIKNTIGFNYIPEVNEEMGYGLIFIVGLLTSIHCIAMCGGIALSQSVNSNSKNKLSSSILYNTGRVISYTLIGGVVGGLGQIITPSGQFKGVVAVFAGIFMILLGLKMLNIVHIPSFFKFKVGMPKFITNNINKNNSMTPFFIGIANGFMPCGPLQTMQLYALGTGSFVKGALSMFLFSLGTVPLMLGFGAITSILGARLNKRILKISSVLVIVLGIIMTNRGLALSGVALDMPLLKDSAKDMKVAKIENGKQVVNLTVKSNQYVLDSKVVKVGETVKINLDVESLNGCNNPIVISKYGIQKDLSKESSIEFIPDTEGPITISCWMGMIKTKLYAVNDLSDIDNNALDSKEKYNEGFSASGFCSVQSENKAVIADINNNNQVVEMDVNARGYSPNILVVQKDIPVTWVINGEEITYCNNSIIIQGTDSKIELREGKNEVKFTPNKTGEIEFLCWMGMLNGKIVVVDDINNVDLKSLEQTANQNIQSSGGGCRN